In Vigna unguiculata cultivar IT97K-499-35 chromosome 3, ASM411807v1, whole genome shotgun sequence, a single genomic region encodes these proteins:
- the LOC114176865 gene encoding probable LRR receptor-like serine/threonine-protein kinase At1g51810 gives MSPSVFLLWLVTLPVLAYSAQTSVPPLGYYLDCGGSKEVTVDDLKYVPDGSYIKVGNTSPINKPGLLPTLSTLRYFPDASARKYCYSLPVIKGSKYLVKTMYYYGGFDGGTQPPVFEQIVEGTRWGVVNTTEDYAKGLSSYFDITVVPSGKTLSVCLARNSHTGNSSPFISALEVRILEPSLYNPTDFSKYALVTVARSVFGGEDIIGFPDDKFNRIWQPHKDQNPVVESQSNVTSSDFWNLPPVKVFNTGVTTSRGKTLEIEWPSMPLPSTYYYICLYFQDNRQPSPYSWRAFDVFINGHLFFSNLNVTSKGLTVYAAQWPLFGQTKISLTPSVGVPVGPVINAGEIYQILPLGGRTHTRDVIAMEDLARSIQNPPPDWNGDPCLPKGNSWTGVTCSNGFHARVLTLNLTNAGISGILPPTIDNLSALAHLWLGGNKLSGVIPDLSGLKDLETLHLEKNNFEGALPPTIGKLPRLREIHSDF, from the exons ATGAGCCCCTCCGTCTTCCTCCTATGGCTTGTCACTCTTCCTGTCCTAGCCTACTCCGCCCAAACTTCTGTCCCACCTTTAG GGTATTATTTAGACTGCGGGGGCTCGAAGGAGGTAACGGTAGACGATCTGAAATATGTTCCTGATGGAAGCTACATCAAGGTGGGAAACACCAGCCCCATTAACAAGCCTGGTTTGTTGCCCACACTGTCCACGCTGCGTTACTTTCCCGATGCGTCGGCCAGAAAATATTGCTATTCATTGCCGGTGATCAAAGGAAGCAAATATCTGGTGAAGACCATGTACTACTACGGAGGATTCGATGGAGGGACGCAGCCTCCAGTGTTCGAACAAATCGTTGAAGGGACAAGATGGGGCGTTGTGAACACGACTGAGGACTATGCCAAAGGTCTTAGCTCATACTTTGACATCACGGTGGTGCCATCGGGGAAGACCTTGAGCGTCTGCTTGGCCAGGAACTCACACACTGGTAACTCAAGCCCCTTCATTTCGGCCCTGGAGGTCAGGATCTTGGAACCCTCTTTGTATAATCCCACTGATTTCTCCAAGTATGCCCTTGTAACCGTTGCCAGAAGTGTCTTTGGAGGTGAAGATATCATTGG TTTTCCAGATGACAAATTCAACCGGATATGGCAACCACACAAGGACCAGAATCCTGTTGTGGAAAGCCAATCAAATGTAACTTCTTCAGACTTTTGGAACCTCCCTCCAGTTAAAGTATTCAACACAGGAGTTACCACTAGTCGAGGGAAGACTCTTGAGATTGAGTGGCCCTCTATGCCCCTTCCAAGCACCTACTACTACATTTGTCTCTATTTCCAAGACAACAGACAACCAAGCCCTTACAGCTGGAGGGCTTTTGACGTTTTCATTAATGGCCACCTCTTCTTTTCTAACCTTAATGTCACCTCTAAGGGTCTCACTGTTTATGCTGCACAATGGCCACTTTTTGGGCAGACCAAAATTTCATTGACCCCTTCTGTAGGAGTACCAGTTGGTCCTGTCATCAATGCTGGAGAAATTTATCAGATTCTACCTCTTGGTGGTCGAACTCACACTAGAGATG TAATTGCAATGGAGGATTTGGCAAGAAGCATTCAGAATCCACCTCCTGATTGGAACGGCGATCCTTGCCTTCCTAAGGGAAATTCGTGGACTGGGGTTACATGCTCTAACGGTTTTCATGCACGAGTCTTGACACT GAACTTGACAAATGCCGGGATTTCTGGGATACTTCCTCCAACCATTGACAATCTAAGTGCACTAGCTCATCT GTGGCTTGGGGGAAACAAACTCTCAGGCGTCATCCCAGACTTGAGTGGACTGAAGGATTTAGAAACTTT GCATTTGGAGAAGAACAACTTTGAAGGAGCACTTCCTCCAACAATAGGGAAACTCCCAAGACTGCGTGAAAT ACATTCTGATTTTTAG